The DNA segment GGGTTAATATAATGGAAAGTAAATGGAGTATTCGACTCATTCGCCTTGCGGCTGTCTTTGGTTTGTTAGGAGCCATCATCGGTTCAGACATGGCCGGGTCAGGGAATTACCAAATACGCCCGGTTCACGCACACATTTTAGTGGTCGGCTGGTTATCGATCTTTGTATGGGGACTGTTTTACCGGGTGTTTAAAATCAAGTCATCCAAACTAGTAGCCGCACAGGGCTGGACGGCGGGAATCGGTGCCATTGGGTTAACAGCCGGAATGTGGCTCCATCTGGTCAAGCCATTTGAAATCAATGAAACACTTGCATTAATCTTTTACATTGTAGGCGGCACCATTTTATTAATTAGTTTCGTCTTATTCATCATCGTCACGTTCATGATCGAGCCAGTCAAAGGTGAGCAAGTATCATGAGACTTTTAAAAGAGAAAAAACGATGGTTGCTGATTTTGCTGGCCTGGCTTGTTGCAGCTGCTGCGCTTTCCCTGTTTGCAACAAGTGCTAAGGAGCAAACCTCACCTAATAAAAACGCAGGATTACCGGATACGGCCGCAAGCATACAAGCAGAAAAAGCGTTAAAGCAGTATTTCCCTTCTTCTGAAGGAGTTCCGTTGTTTGTTGTGGTCTATGACAAAAAGGGTTTGAAGGAACCTGATGTGGAAAAAGCAATCACTGTTATTGAAAAAGTGGTGGGTGAGGCGGAGCAGGATGTAACCATCATCCCGTTATCAAAGATGCCTCCACAAGCACGCGCTTCCTTCTTTTCAGAGGAGCAAACCACGTTCTTTTTACCGGTGTTATTTCCAAGTGGGCTGGAAAATAAAGTGGTGAAAACAACGATGGATGGGCTGAAAAAAGAAGTGGCAAACGGGTTGTCGCAGAAGCTAGATACTTATTTCACGGGCCCTGCCGGCATCGTGGCAGATACGTATGAAATGTTTTCAAAAGCCGATGTGGTATTAATCCTTGCAACCGTGGGGTTGATTTTTCTATTGTTAATCGTCATTTACCGCTCGCCCTTATTGGCCTTGATTCCGTTGATTGGTGCGGGTATCTCTTATTCAATCGTTGATCGATTGCTTGGTTTGATGGGGAAGTATAATTGGTTTGCCATCGACAGCCAGGCCTTATCGATTATGATGATTTTATTGTTTGCGGTGATTACCGACTATTCGCTCTTGTTATTTGCTCGTTTCCGAGAGGAATTGGAAAAAGGCTTGCCGGTCAATGATGCCATGAAAACAGCCTTAGGCTTCGTAAAAGAGCCCATCCTCTTCAGTGGCGGGACGGTGTTTTTAAGTATGCTGACCTTGTTTTTTGCTGTGTACGAACCGTATCGTGGGTTTGCACCGGTATTCGCTGTCGCTGTTGCATTGATGATTCTTTCGGGATTAACGTTACTACCTGCGCTGTTTGCGATTGCTGGGGAAAAAGCGTTTTGGCCTGCTAATCCACGAAGACGTACGGTGGTGGTAAAGCGCTTAGCGAAAGAGGGTTTTTGGCATAGAATAGGCCGCTTCGTTACTGCTAAACCGTGGCTTTCTTTGGTTCCGATTGTGTTGGTGCTGGTGTTATGTACCTCGATGATTAGACAGGTTCAGTACTCTTTCAACCTGCTGGATTCATTTCCGCAGGAGATGTCCTCTATTCAAGGCTTTGCTCGATTAAATGCTGCCTTTTCTGCCGGTGAGATTGCCCCAAGTACGGTGATTGTGAAAGCAAAAAGAGAGGTGTCCGAGGGGCAGGTTCACCGTTTGGTAGAGGAATTAAATCGCCGGGACTCTGTTTCCACAGCAGAGGTCCAAGGGAAGCCCTATGCAGAGCAGCAACGGAATGTGGTGAAAATCAATCTCGTGTTGAAACATAACCCCTATTCGGAGAAGGCTTTTGACGATATCGAGAGACTTCGAGAGGACTCTGCTACTCTATTAAAAGCAAGTCAAATCCATGAAGCAAAGTTATTGATTGCAGGGGAAACGGCTCAAAACGCCGATATCCGTCAGGCCAGTCATGGGGATGAAATTCGAATTCTATTGATTATGACGGTATTGATCATGGTGATGCTTGGTATTCAAACTCGATCCTTCTTCGCACCTATCTATATAATGGCTACCGTTCTTTTGTCCTTTGGAGCAGCGCTAGGATTGAGTATTTTTGTTTTCCAAGACCTACTTGGCTATCCGGGGATTAGCTACCGTACGCCTTTGTATACATTTGTGTTTTTAGTAGCATTGGGAGTGGATTACTCCATCATGCTCATCTCCCGTATTCGTGAAGAGAGAAAGCTGTTGCCGATTAAGGACGCAGTGCGGGAGGGTGTGGGGAAAACAGGAGGGGTCATTTCCTCAGCAGGTCTCATCTTGGCTGCCACCTTCGCCGTCTTAATCACGCAACCAGTCATGGAGCTTCGCGTTTTCGGCTTTGCCGTAGCAATCGGCGTCCTCCTTGATACCTTCATTGTAAGGCCTATTGCGATACCGGCACTAATGGTGATAACCACCAAAAAGGAGGGGACAGTCCCCCAGCGCTTTAGCGCGCCGGGGGACTGACCCCCCTCTTTTTGTTTGAAGTTAAACGCTAGAAAGGATATAGTGAAAGTTAGTAAATTGGTAAGGATGGAGAGGTCATGGTCAAATGAAGATGGGGTCTTTTTGTAGCTTTATTTTTTGTCATTCTGCTAGTTTTTGCTGTTTTTAACGCAGGAAAGTTTTTGGTTGTTGACGAAAAAATTCAAAAGTCAGATGCGATTATTGTGTTAAGTGGAGACAAAGGGGAACGAGTGGAAAAGGCAGCTGAGCTGTATCATCAGGGCTATGGAAAATACTTTGTGATTTCTGGTGGGATCACCTATAACGATGTTACCGCTGCACAGCTAATGAAGGATCATGCCCTTCAGCTAGGGGTACCAGAAAAGGCGATTGTCTTAGAGGACCGTGCCGACAGTACCTATGAAAATGCGGAATTTACTAGACAGATCATTAAGTCCTATCCCATTCACTCTGCCATTGTTGTTTCATCCAATTTTCATATGAAACGCGTCGAAATGATTTTTGACCGTGACTTTAAAACTAGCAAGATCAAGCTTTATTACGCTAACGCAAAGGACCCTCATTTCGATGAAACACGTTGGTGGGGCAACAATAAGAGTATCATGATCACGATTACCGAATATTTAAAGATGACTGGATATGCAATGGAGAAGAATTATTAGGAAATTACACTCGATGAATAGAAGGAGAAAAAGAATATGACTTGGAAAGTAAAAAACTCCACCGCAGCAAAGGTGGACAGGTTTGGGATTGCGATTGATCAGGTGGTTTTGCCAAACGGCGAAGAAAAGACTTTTTCCTATTTGGATTTTGCAAAAGGAGTCTGCGTGCTTCCTATCACGGAAAACAAAGAAGTCATCTGTCTAAAACAATACCGACATGCCATTAAAAGCTGGGAATGGGAGCTTCCGGCTGGGATGATTGACCCCACCGACCCAACTCCAATCGACAGTGCCAAAAAAGAACTTGAGGAAGAAACAGGCTTTGTAGCGGAGCATTGGCTGGATCTAGGCAGTTTTTATCCTTCTCCAGGCTCGACAACAGAGGAAATCTTTTTGTTTGCCGCAGCTGGTCTGACTCCTTCTGTCCAAAATTTAGAAAGCAGCGAGCAAATTGAGCTGCACTATCTATCAATGGAAGATTTAAAGGAATTGATAAGCCAAGGTGAATTCAAGCATGGTGCGGGATTGGCCGCTGTCCTAAGATACAAGTTTCTGACTGATTGATTAATTCATATTCGTTTCAAACAAAAAAGGAGAGCTTCGAAGCCCTCCTTTTTTTGCTATCTATTTACTTTACATCCAGGTAACGATCATACAGCTCAAGACATTCGAGTAACTCTGATTTATACACCATCAACGCTTTTCTCACAATCGCACTATGGCTGCTGTTTGTAAGTTCCACGTTACATTCGTCCAGATCCTTCTTCTTCATCACCGAAAGCTCACTAAACATAAAATGAAGATTCTCCACCTATTCCACTCTCCCCAACATATCAAGCTTCTAATCTAACGTTCTTCTATAAAGAGTATTGCCTAAAATACCAATAAACATACTTGGGGACAGTCCCACACCCCTTTAACGCAGTGGGGGACTGTCCCCAAGGTTTATTCTATTAACGAGCCACTATTATTAAAGTTATATTTGACCCCATTGATTTCTCGTTCGCCTGTGGCCATTTTTCCTTTTTCGTCAAGGTAGTACCATTTGCTGCTGGAACGGTTCCATCCTACTTGCATGACTCCGTGTGTATCAAAGTAATACCAGTTATCTGCTACCTTATACCATCCTGTTATCATGGCGCCCGTCACTTCGTGGAGGTAATACCATTTGCCTTTATCCTGGAGCCATCCGGTTCGTCGTTCGTTATTTTCATAAAAATACCAGACTGAATTTTCCTTGACCCAGCCTCTTTTTGGTGCATCCCCGACAGCCCGAACATCATTTACAAACTCGTTCCATGTCACGCCATGTGAGGTAAGATAGGCTAGCGGGTCCATGTGGTCTGTACCGCCGAGATTTTTAGATACCCATGCGTGGGAAACCAAAGTTTGACCATCAATCGCCTTTAAATTCCGTTCTTTTAAAAGATGGGCGATGAGCCAGCAATAGCGACGATAGGAATCTATAAACTTAGCATGGTCGCTTGTCTCACACAATTCCACATGAACGTAACGAGCATTGCCTTTACCAGCGCCCCACGCTCTATAATCTGTACTTGCTGTTTGGACGATTGAATCCCAGTCGACAAAGAAGTGAACAAAGGCATTTCGATTGTCCCATTCTCTGTGAAAATAAACGGACTCTGCTTCTGCAGTCGCTTCCGGTGTTGCTGTTGAATGAGCCACTACACCTTCATATGCCCCCACTCCGTTGCGGTACGGATCTCTTGGTAAGCCAGGGATTAAATCTTTTTTAATTGGATAGTCCATACTCTTACTCTCCTTTACATTAATTAACCCACTGCGTTTGTCGGTTGTAAGTGTTAATCATCATTATTTATAGTATTCAAGAGACCTTGATGCGTTCACTCCAACTGTGTCCTCATTTTCTTTAACGCGCTTCTTTTCTATGGCTTCATTTCAGACAACGATAACTAGAATCTAGCATTTTATCGAATGCTGCAAATTCATTATTTAATTGAAAAAAGTGGGGAATCTCAGATATCTGCAATCAATTTCTATTTTTCGGTTGGTTTGCTGCAAAATCAATTTATTTTCGTAAGAATCCTATTAATATAAAAAAACACCCAACGCCGGGGAGCGAAGGGTGTTGCGCTATCGTTGCCTGTTTGATCATGCCTTCATGCGATCGGGAAGATTCTGTATCGATTGGACCACCATATCCAGCTTCGACTCAATCCGATAAAGCAGATACAGGGTGACAACTATGGGGAATCCCACCTCACTGATGAGCGGAATGATTTGTTCCACGAGAGTTCACTCCTTTCTGGGGTCAGTCCCCCGCTGCAATAAAGCAGTGGGGGACTGACCCTCATTCTAGCATTAAACTAGCTCGTAATCTGTTACATTACGCTCGACGATTCTTGCTCCTTTGACGTCAGCAAGCTTTCCGCTGTTAGTGGAAAATACGTCGGATGCGATGATCTGTGCCATCGATAACTTCACGACTTCTTCATCGACCGGCTCTTTTGGATTCTCAACCGAAATACGTGCGGTCTTTCCAAGCTCCGTACCGAATTCCAACTCCAATGTTTTTGCCATTCTATTCACCTCCATTCAATCGTTTCATAAGGATTACTACGCAATAATGTTAGTGTTGTCATTGCGCTCTACTTTGTTCAGCGTATCATTACATAACACACTGATTGCTTGTGCAGCCTGAAACAACTGGTCAGTGGTTGCTCCGCTTTTCACGTTGCTAAACGTTTTTGCACGGAGGATTGGATTTCCTTCCTCATCGACCCCAGTTTCAAACACCATTCGAAGCTTTGTACCTTCTAATAACGCTTGTGCCATCTCGCTCACCTCCTTTCACCTTCTATATAGTGATTAAGAGGGGAAAAAGACAGGCTAGAGAAAAAATTTGTTTGGGGGACAGTCCCCCAGTGCGGTGCTGCTTTACTGTGCCGGGGGACTGTCCCCAAACAAAAAAGGCCCCTTTTATCAAAGGGCCTTAACCAAATACCAAAACCTTATTCTCCTTCAGATCCCCAAGAGATCATGTATGTGTCTTCGTCGTTGTTAATATAGATATAGATGTCGCCTGATTCCACTTCGCCATTTTCCTTCGCCTGTGCCACTAGATCGTTTAACTGTGCTTCTGTTACAGGGATGCCTACCGCAAGAGCGAGCTTGTTAAATAATTCTCCGTATGCAGGGTCTCCCATAATTAACCCGTCCGGCATAACGAATCCAATTGGTTCCTTACCATAAAACAAATCATAGGCATCTGATTCTGCGTCATATTCCACTGTTACGCCGTATGGAGCAGCAAGATCAGACACTTTTTTTAATATCGTATTCTCTTCAATCACTGCCCCGTCCGCACCAATGACTTTTCCTTCAATTGTTATATTGGTTACCATGCCTGTGCTATAGAAGAAATACGTCTTTCCATTAATAATGTTCCACCCAAGTAACATTTTTCCGCTAGAAAGATCTAGGAAGTACCACTTGCCGCCTGATTGTAACCAACCCGTTTTCATGGATCCGTTTGAATTCAAGAAGTACCAATCTGGGCCAATCTTCAACCAGCCCGTTTTCATTGCTCCGGAGTTATCAAGGTAATACCATTTATTTGAAACGTAAACCCAGCCTGTTTTCATTGCACCACTCGTAGTGAAATAATACCATTTGTTGTTGAAAGGAACCCAGCCTGTTTTCATAATGCCTGATGCATCAAAGAAGTACCACTTACTATTTAGAAGGAACCAGCCTTTTTGGAGTGCCCCGCTCGTATTGTAGTAAGTCCAGTAGCTATCTTTTTTAACCCACTGATTTTGGTACTTAGCAACCGTTGTACTATTTGTTGCTGCAAAGGATGAAACAGGAGAAGAAAGTAGCGTTAAACCAGTAACCAAGGCCACGGCCTGTAGTGTCTTTTTCATATATTTGCCCCCTATATATCTAGTACATACTGCTTCATTCTACTATCCTAGTATATTTGTAGTAAATGGTACATTTTGAGGAAAAGAAGGGAGGAGTTGGGATAAAAATGAGCCCGGTTTTCATTTGGAACCGACCTCTCTGTGCTGAATTGCCTAGCATTGTAATAAATATTCTGATCCCTATGAAATCGTGATTTGGCCATCAGTCCCATAACCGTAAATTCAAACTCAACACGAAAGTTTCCGATATCCGCACATGTTACCGTCTATACCAAGAGTAAAACCATTACTTTTGTATCCTCGACTTTCAGCAACGAAAAATTAAAGAAAAGTAGAAGTAGAAGGAATCTACGTCTACTTTCAGCAACAAAAATTAGAGAAGAGTAGAAGTAGAAGGAGTCTACGTCTACTTTCAGCAACAAAAATTAGAGAAGAGTAGAAGTAGAAGGAGTCTACGTCTACTTTCAGCAACAAAAATTAAAGAAAAGTAGAAGTAGAGGGGGTCTACGCCTACTTTCAGCAACGAAAATTAGAGAAAAGTAGAAGTAGAAGGAGTCTACGTCTACTTTCAGCAACAAAAATTAGAGAAAAGTAGAAGGAGTCTACGTCTACTTTCAGCAACAAAAGTTAGAGAAAAGTAGAAGTAGAAGGAGTCTACGTCCACTTTCAACAACAAAAATTAAAGAAAAATAGAAGTAGAAAGGGTCTACGTCTACTTTCAGCAACAAAAATTAGAGAAAAATAGAAGTAGAAGGGGTCTACGTCTACTTTCAGCAACAGAGGTTAGAGAAAAGTAGAAGTAGAAGGAGACTACGTCTACTTTCAGCAACAAAAATTAAAGAAAAGTAGAAGTAGTCGTCGACTTTTTATAGACTAAGTAAATAGCAAGCAGACCACTGAAGGAGCCAGTAGGAATGGAATTCTATCCTACCCTCGTCACCTCCTACTAAATTAAATTAACGCCTGAACATGTCCCGTAGAACCAAAACTTTCCACACCATCTGTAACCATTACCCCGGCAGCATCGTCATAATAATAAA comes from the Neobacillus sp. PS2-9 genome and includes:
- a CDS encoding MMPL family transporter, whose product is MRLLKEKKRWLLILLAWLVAAAALSLFATSAKEQTSPNKNAGLPDTAASIQAEKALKQYFPSSEGVPLFVVVYDKKGLKEPDVEKAITVIEKVVGEAEQDVTIIPLSKMPPQARASFFSEEQTTFFLPVLFPSGLENKVVKTTMDGLKKEVANGLSQKLDTYFTGPAGIVADTYEMFSKADVVLILATVGLIFLLLIVIYRSPLLALIPLIGAGISYSIVDRLLGLMGKYNWFAIDSQALSIMMILLFAVITDYSLLLFARFREELEKGLPVNDAMKTALGFVKEPILFSGGTVFLSMLTLFFAVYEPYRGFAPVFAVAVALMILSGLTLLPALFAIAGEKAFWPANPRRRTVVVKRLAKEGFWHRIGRFVTAKPWLSLVPIVLVLVLCTSMIRQVQYSFNLLDSFPQEMSSIQGFARLNAAFSAGEIAPSTVIVKAKREVSEGQVHRLVEELNRRDSVSTAEVQGKPYAEQQRNVVKINLVLKHNPYSEKAFDDIERLREDSATLLKASQIHEAKLLIAGETAQNADIRQASHGDEIRILLIMTVLIMVMLGIQTRSFFAPIYIMATVLLSFGAALGLSIFVFQDLLGYPGISYRTPLYTFVFLVALGVDYSIMLISRIREERKLLPIKDAVREGVGKTGGVISSAGLILAATFAVLITQPVMELRVFGFAVAIGVLLDTFIVRPIAIPALMVITTKKEGTVPQRFSAPGD
- a CDS encoding YdcF family protein, whose product is MVVDEKIQKSDAIIVLSGDKGERVEKAAELYHQGYGKYFVISGGITYNDVTAAQLMKDHALQLGVPEKAIVLEDRADSTYENAEFTRQIIKSYPIHSAIVVSSNFHMKRVEMIFDRDFKTSKIKLYYANAKDPHFDETRWWGNNKSIMITITEYLKMTGYAMEKNY
- a CDS encoding NUDIX hydrolase, giving the protein MTWKVKNSTAAKVDRFGIAIDQVVLPNGEEKTFSYLDFAKGVCVLPITENKEVICLKQYRHAIKSWEWELPAGMIDPTDPTPIDSAKKELEEETGFVAEHWLDLGSFYPSPGSTTEEIFLFAAAGLTPSVQNLESSEQIELHYLSMEDLKELISQGEFKHGAGLAAVLRYKFLTD
- a CDS encoding N-acetylmuramoyl-L-alanine amidase; protein product: MDYPIKKDLIPGLPRDPYRNGVGAYEGVVAHSTATPEATAEAESVYFHREWDNRNAFVHFFVDWDSIVQTASTDYRAWGAGKGNARYVHVELCETSDHAKFIDSYRRYCWLIAHLLKERNLKAIDGQTLVSHAWVSKNLGGTDHMDPLAYLTSHGVTWNEFVNDVRAVGDAPKRGWVKENSVWYFYENNERRTGWLQDKGKWYYLHEVTGAMITGWYKVADNWYYFDTHGVMQVGWNRSSSKWYYLDEKGKMATGEREINGVKYNFNNSGSLIE
- a CDS encoding YvrJ family protein — encoded protein: MEQIIPLISEVGFPIVVTLYLLYRIESKLDMVVQSIQNLPDRMKA
- a CDS encoding DUF2922 domain-containing protein, yielding MAKTLELEFGTELGKTARISVENPKEPVDEEVVKLSMAQIIASDVFSTNSGKLADVKGARIVERNVTDYELV
- a CDS encoding DUF1659 domain-containing protein, coding for MAQALLEGTKLRMVFETGVDEEGNPILRAKTFSNVKSGATTDQLFQAAQAISVLCNDTLNKVERNDNTNIIA